One window from the genome of Blastocatellia bacterium encodes:
- a CDS encoding tetratricopeptide repeat protein: MANNTPVNQAINSSSNAASKPKQINKPLRYGVLFGWFFTLFIAVTSTGLVAYYKVVKTYLAKDTTVLTTPTPSPSPEIVVDTANLLEEAKAALQAGNTEQALEKLTQFIQTDTTNAEAYKLQADALVSSNRYEEAIESYQKTISLDRENLDSYQKMGQACEQIGKDDMAITTYTSALIIKSDPSIQLALAKVLVRNNRLDEARKYFDMVAKGEDLALASLAKQELTKLADSRLALNKPVKTPTPIASPINTPIIIATPTPEPVKVEPPPKIETPKPVPVPSEPKLSADDYIKRGSEMLNAGNTFAALREFDKALKANPGNLGVYYLIGQAYHRQGNLAAALNAYKRCTPPAWQGTYSGVCANQVKMLEKKLK; this comes from the coding sequence ATGGCAAATAATACACCTGTTAATCAAGCTATTAATAGTTCATCAAATGCAGCTTCTAAACCTAAGCAAATTAATAAGCCTTTGCGCTATGGTGTACTATTTGGATGGTTTTTTACTTTATTTATTGCTGTTACATCTACAGGTTTAGTTGCTTACTATAAAGTAGTTAAAACCTATCTAGCTAAAGATACCACTGTTTTAACTACACCTACGCCTAGTCCAAGTCCTGAAATAGTAGTGGATACAGCTAATTTATTAGAAGAAGCTAAAGCAGCACTACAAGCAGGAAATACTGAGCAGGCTTTAGAAAAATTAACCCAATTTATTCAAACTGATACTACAAATGCAGAGGCATATAAACTTCAAGCTGATGCTCTAGTAAGCAGTAATCGTTATGAAGAAGCTATTGAAAGCTACCAAAAAACAATTTCTTTAGATCGAGAAAATTTAGATTCTTATCAAAAAATGGGGCAAGCTTGTGAACAAATAGGAAAAGATGACATGGCTATTACTACCTATACTTCTGCTTTGATAATAAAAAGTGATCCAAGTATTCAATTAGCACTAGCAAAAGTTCTAGTGCGTAATAACCGTTTAGATGAAGCACGAAAATATTTTGATATGGTAGCTAAAGGAGAAGACTTGGCCTTAGCAAGTCTTGCAAAACAAGAATTAACTAAATTAGCTGATTCCCGTCTTGCACTTAATAAACCTGTTAAAACACCAACTCCGATTGCTTCACCAATAAATACACCCATTATTATAGCAACACCAACACCTGAACCAGTAAAAGTTGAGCCTCCACCTAAAATAGAGACTCCAAAACCTGTACCTGTACCTAGTGAACCAAAACTAAGTGCAGATGATTATATTAAACGAGGTTCAGAAATGCTTAATGCTGGTAACACTTTTGCAGCTTTAAGAGAGTTTGATAAAGCGTTAAAAGCAAATCCTGGTAATTTAGGAGTTTATTACTTAATTGGACAAGCTTATCATAGACAAGGTAATTTAGCGGCTGCCTTAAATGCCTATAAACGTTGCACACCACCTGCTTGGCAAGGAACTTATTCTGGTGTTTGTGCTAATCAAGTTAAAATGTTAGAGAAAAAGTTAAAATAA
- a CDS encoding RDD family protein produces the protein MCGTPTSINQILKNSNGELSNPKPETKLPVAELLISKAESLSAQKVVAPSTTKKKSISVVQIAKNFSANLIAPPTNALVGSFEQAGFRLRLGAFMLDLILMLMLMLFITLIATKFISYQAIINKIGLVVVIGGWIYNFLILASIKGQTIGKQLVGIRIISVDQSRAKASQIIIRHTFGYFIATIAFALGFLWLLWDRKQQGWHDKLAKTLVIKNASLKSNKISLIP, from the coding sequence ATGTGTGGTACGCCTACATCCATTAACCAAATTCTAAAGAATAGTAATGGAGAGTTAAGCAACCCAAAACCTGAGACTAAATTGCCAGTTGCTGAACTTTTGATATCAAAAGCAGAATCTTTATCAGCACAAAAAGTTGTAGCACCCAGTACAACCAAAAAAAAATCTATATCTGTAGTTCAAATAGCCAAAAATTTTTCCGCTAATCTTATTGCCCCTCCTACTAATGCTTTAGTAGGCTCTTTTGAGCAAGCAGGGTTTCGATTAAGATTAGGTGCATTTATGCTAGATCTAATTTTAATGCTGATGCTCATGTTATTTATTACACTAATTGCTACTAAGTTTATTAGTTATCAAGCAATTATTAATAAAATAGGTTTAGTAGTAGTAATAGGAGGTTGGATCTACAATTTTTTAATCTTAGCTAGTATTAAAGGTCAAACTATTGGCAAACAACTTGTTGGTATCCGAATTATTAGTGTTGATCAGAGCCGTGCAAAAGCAAGCCAAATAATTATTAGACACACTTTTGGTTATTTTATTGCTACAATTGCTTTTGCTTTAGGGTTTTTATGGTTACTTTGGGATAGAAAACAGCAAGGTTGGCATGACAAACTAGCTAAAACTTTAGTAATAAAAAACGCTTCTCTTAAAAGTAATAAAATTAGCCTTATACCGTAA
- a CDS encoding protein kinase, producing the protein MSRNKTKNPNAQLEAGVMLVGRYLIVKRVGGGGMGNVYMARDKRLADALRAVKEMIEMFSDDNHRRKAVEDFERESQLLASLEHPSIPTIYDYFVSEGRYYLVMKFIGGGDLASRLKMSPTGRLEERTVAEWAVQACDVLSYIHCQQPPIIYRDLKPANLMIDDKTNRIMLVDFGIARFVSPTQKGVTAIGTMGYAPPELFSGKVEPRSDIYSLGATMFHLLTGADPQDNPLLIFDFSKNPRPRQINPNITPGMDAIIARTVEHKPEKRFTNALDMKKALEEHIRLLDSGQAMKPAPSFSAETSGQVFCGNCGQKIASDDLFCAHCGARQPLATPSPVKLTAKLVLMNNSDMSASFILDKDTNLIGRMDPHTGIFPEVDLSTYDPETKVSRRHARVYREGGQFLVEDLSSVNGTIVNGTFKLYPKQPRVLQNGDEIRLGETVLKFVIG; encoded by the coding sequence ATGTCAAGGAACAAGACTAAAAACCCTAATGCCCAACTAGAAGCCGGTGTAATGTTAGTTGGGCGATATCTGATTGTCAAGCGCGTTGGTGGCGGTGGCATGGGAAATGTCTACATGGCACGAGACAAACGCTTGGCAGATGCTTTGCGTGCAGTAAAAGAAATGATAGAAATGTTTTCTGATGATAATCACCGACGCAAAGCTGTTGAAGATTTTGAGAGGGAATCCCAATTACTTGCTAGTTTAGAGCATCCTTCTATTCCTACTATTTATGATTATTTTGTTTCTGAAGGCCGCTACTATTTAGTAATGAAATTTATAGGCGGAGGAGATTTAGCAAGCCGGTTAAAGATGTCTCCAACAGGGCGTTTAGAAGAACGTACTGTTGCAGAATGGGCAGTTCAAGCCTGTGATGTACTTAGTTATATTCACTGTCAACAACCTCCAATAATTTACCGTGACTTAAAACCCGCTAACTTAATGATTGATGATAAAACCAATCGTATTATGTTAGTAGATTTTGGGATTGCTCGTTTTGTTTCACCAACACAAAAAGGTGTAACTGCAATTGGAACAATGGGTTATGCCCCTCCAGAGCTTTTTTCTGGTAAAGTTGAGCCTCGTTCAGATATTTATTCCCTAGGCGCGACAATGTTTCATTTACTTACAGGTGCAGACCCTCAAGATAATCCATTGCTGATTTTTGATTTTTCTAAAAATCCTCGTCCTAGACAAATTAATCCTAATATTACACCTGGCATGGATGCTATTATTGCCAGAACTGTTGAACATAAACCTGAAAAGCGTTTTACAAATGCTTTAGATATGAAAAAAGCCTTAGAAGAACATATAAGGCTTTTAGATAGCGGTCAGGCTATGAAACCTGCACCTAGTTTTAGTGCAGAAACTTCTGGACAAGTATTTTGTGGTAATTGTGGGCAAAAAATTGCTAGTGATGACCTTTTTTGCGCCCACTGTGGAGCTAGACAACCCCTTGCTACACCTAGTCCAGTCAAGCTAACAGCTAAACTAGTGCTTATGAATAATTCTGATATGTCGGCATCCTTTATTCTTGATAAAGATACTAACCTAATTGGTAGAATGGATCCTCATACTGGGATTTTCCCAGAAGTTGATTTATCTACTTATGATCCAGAGACTAAAGTATCTCGTCGTCATGCTCGTGTTTATAGAGAGGGCGGACAATTTTTAGTTGAAGATCTATCTAGTGTCAATGGAACTATTGTAAACGGGACATTTAAGCTTTACCCAAAACAGCCTAGAGTACTGCAAAATGGTGATGAGATTCGATTAGGGGAAACAGTATTAAAATTTGTTATTGGGTAA
- a CDS encoding FHA domain-containing protein encodes MIRCTNCGTDNLDGSEYCDECGTKLTSFAPPPAASPQPMAQMPQSVPPMPGMPQMPPMSRPPIPPVPPQSGGVLPRANSLTNNKTVPEPPAPPSFSAPAGIPKTAPPYSSAMASNAPLSPPMTSDPSVMPANNAAQTYGKAASRAKLIIQRGGTIGKEFMLTDSESNIGRWDADGGIFPDVDLDQDDPEAKVSRRHARIIHQSGQYLIEDLGSTNGTFINRGRRLLPGNRHPLNNGDEIIVGKTFLKFVVE; translated from the coding sequence ATGATTCGATGCACTAATTGTGGAACAGATAATTTAGATGGTTCAGAGTACTGTGATGAATGTGGAACAAAATTAACTAGTTTTGCACCTCCACCTGCTGCAAGCCCACAACCAATGGCACAAATGCCTCAATCTGTCCCACCAATGCCAGGTATGCCTCAAATGCCGCCAATGTCACGTCCACCAATCCCTCCTGTCCCTCCACAAAGTGGAGGTGTATTGCCTAGAGCAAATTCTCTTACTAATAACAAAACTGTGCCAGAGCCGCCTGCACCACCATCTTTTTCTGCTCCAGCGGGAATACCAAAAACGGCCCCCCCCTATTCATCTGCCATGGCTTCTAATGCGCCTTTATCGCCACCTATGACCAGCGATCCCAGTGTTATGCCTGCTAATAATGCAGCACAAACCTATGGAAAAGCTGCTTCTAGGGCTAAATTAATTATTCAACGTGGCGGCACAATAGGAAAAGAGTTTATGTTGACTGATTCTGAATCAAATATTGGTCGTTGGGATGCTGATGGAGGGATTTTTCCAGATGTCGATCTAGATCAAGACGATCCAGAAGCAAAAGTATCTCGTCGTCATGCCCGTATTATTCATCAAAGTGGACAATACTTAATAGAGGATTTAGGAAGCACTAATGGCACTTTTATAAATCGTGGTCGCCGGCTTTTGCCAGGTAATCGCCACCCTCTTAATAATGGTGATGAAATTATTGTTGGTAAGACTTTCTTAAAATTTGTGGTAGAATAA
- a CDS encoding Stp1/IreP family PP2C-type Ser/Thr phosphatase, which translates to MEKCPLCGFTDNEENAVNCKKCGETLEPTLAQTKKSLDKNLTSIAEDQFVIEGLFLENGNIKYHYVYEKTDPTKRYTMAVCPISNADPLANLGLETIGNNSISSDTNKEKSPFYQQFHLLARFNSPGILRAHSYFTSEDSAYLVLERVEGHLLNKCSKLSETEARQIGIQLCQIADNFHRQRLVHNGLTPNSLVIDNQGLVKVIYFDRVRPLKRYQIINPIYITEGFSAPELYLLNEQSILDKRSDIYSIGAILYWLLTGETLSNTNSKATFNKPYQLYPQAIVSPSFERLILRALAVEPNDRYNSVNEMKFALAALGTPTAIQVAHASDIGRHREINEDSVLIQELKQCFESINTHMGLYIVSDGMGGEAAGEVASRLTVRAIAEWVTERLISASLQSTTTSLLVESTQTGSLSLTNDMGANIRAPQLITSAILHANSEVLDYAHYHPSTRGLGATVTAALLVGNILTIGQVGDSRCYILSNDHLDQITEDHSLVERMVRRGELTKEEARFHPHRNIIYRSIGSRDDLEIDIVTRLIKRGDIILLCSDGLTTMLSDYEITSIIKKHSDPWQITKELIVAANAKGGDDNISVIVIKVD; encoded by the coding sequence ATGGAAAAATGTCCTTTATGTGGTTTTACAGACAACGAAGAAAATGCAGTTAATTGCAAAAAATGTGGAGAAACGCTAGAACCAACGTTGGCTCAAACCAAAAAATCTTTAGATAAAAACCTCACCTCCATAGCCGAAGATCAATTTGTTATCGAAGGCTTATTTTTAGAAAATGGCAACATAAAATACCATTACGTATACGAAAAAACTGATCCAACTAAACGTTATACTATGGCTGTTTGCCCAATATCTAATGCTGACCCATTAGCTAACTTAGGGTTAGAAACTATAGGCAACAATTCTATAAGCTCAGATACAAACAAAGAAAAAAGTCCGTTTTATCAACAGTTTCACTTATTAGCAAGATTTAATTCTCCAGGAATACTAAGAGCGCATAGTTATTTTACTAGCGAAGATTCAGCCTATCTAGTATTAGAAAGGGTAGAAGGGCATTTGCTTAATAAATGCTCTAAACTTTCTGAAACAGAAGCAAGACAAATAGGCATACAGCTTTGTCAAATTGCTGATAATTTTCATCGTCAACGCTTAGTTCATAATGGTCTAACACCTAATAGTTTAGTAATCGATAATCAAGGTCTTGTTAAAGTTATATATTTTGATCGGGTACGTCCTCTTAAACGCTACCAAATAATTAATCCTATTTATATTACAGAAGGGTTTTCTGCACCAGAACTTTACTTACTTAATGAACAATCTATTTTAGATAAAAGGTCTGATATCTACTCTATAGGGGCTATTCTATATTGGTTACTTACAGGTGAAACTTTATCTAACACAAACTCAAAAGCTACTTTTAATAAACCTTACCAGCTTTACCCTCAAGCAATAGTTTCTCCATCTTTTGAGCGTTTAATTTTACGAGCTTTAGCCGTTGAACCAAATGATAGATATAATTCTGTTAATGAAATGAAATTTGCCTTGGCTGCTCTTGGTACACCAACAGCTATACAAGTGGCACATGCTAGCGATATTGGGCGACATAGAGAAATAAATGAAGATAGTGTTTTGATTCAAGAATTAAAACAATGTTTTGAATCAATAAATACTCATATGGGTCTTTATATAGTTTCTGATGGAATGGGTGGAGAAGCGGCTGGTGAAGTAGCTTCTCGTTTAACAGTAAGAGCAATTGCTGAATGGGTGACAGAAAGATTAATCTCTGCTTCTTTACAATCCACTACTACAAGTCTTCTAGTAGAATCTACACAGACAGGTTCTCTTTCCCTAACTAACGATATGGGCGCAAATATACGCGCACCCCAATTAATTACTAGCGCGATTTTACATGCAAATAGTGAAGTATTAGACTATGCCCATTATCATCCTTCTACTCGTGGACTAGGAGCAACTGTCACTGCTGCTCTTTTAGTAGGAAATATTTTAACTATTGGTCAAGTTGGCGATAGCCGTTGTTATATTTTAAGCAATGACCACTTAGATCAAATAACAGAAGATCATTCTTTGGTAGAACGTATGGTGCGCCGAGGGGAATTGACCAAAGAAGAAGCTAGGTTTCACCCTCACCGTAATATTATTTATCGTTCAATTGGTAGCCGAGATGATTTAGAAATAGATATAGTCACTCGTTTAATTAAACGTGGAGATATAATTTTGCTTTGTAGTGATGGTCTTACTACTATGCTTTCAGATTATGAAATCACTTCTATAATAAAAAAACATTCTGACCCCTGGCAAATTACTAAAGAACTAATAGTTGCTGCTAATGCTAAGGGTGGGGACGATAATATTTCTGTAATTGTGATTAAAGTAGATTAA